The Theobroma cacao cultivar B97-61/B2 chromosome 1, Criollo_cocoa_genome_V2, whole genome shotgun sequence genome contains the following window.
cttccTTCCCCTAAAAGAGCAGAATGAAgaagattatgctttgatttgGTTTCGAGAAATACTCTACTATACTAGATCATGTGTGTAAATGACAGGGAATTCCTTTTTCAATTCAGAGGATGGTTGGTTTCTTGGGTACATGTGATCTCTTCTTTACTGTGTATTGATATGAATTAGTAGATTATTCAGGACAAAAGGCTTCTGTGAATGACGAAAGACTTATATGACAATGTAATATTAtcattattgttttgtttctaaatcaTGTCACCTATTCTGAATAGTTGAAAGCAGCAAGACTTATCTGCTTCGTTAACTTTCATTTGTGATAAAAAACTTACAGTACTTGAAGAATATGCATGCATGGAATTGCCTGcaaaaggattttttttttaatggaaaTCACGGAATGCACACATTGAATCTCACTCAATCTTCCACGCATGAAGAAACAGACTGAATTCGGATGTCATGGTGGGGCTGTGTGTAGAATAATACCTGGTTCCGGTGCTGGTATCACTGTCTCCTCCATGGCCACTGCCCTCTCTGTCACTTTCTGCTTCAGCTGCGATGGGCTTGAATATAAACAAGCCATGGCCTGTTCCAGCACTGGTAAACAACCAGTCATGCACATCCCAGAGCACTTGCACCGGCTGCTTATCTACCAAAACAGTCTGGTTACCCCTGAATTTCCACTGCAAATTCCTAATGTGAATCAACACAACCCCATCCATGCTTATCCACATTTCAGGATCTTTAAATCCATTTGTTGAACTCTCCACAACGATGTCgtgttcttttcttctttcatcgAATTTAGCTCTGGTTGCAAAACTCTTCTTGGCAAACACGTTTTCCTGCTTGTAAAATAGGAGAGGTTCAACCAAGGCTGGTCTTGATTTCGTTCTCTTGTATGCCTTTTTCTTGTAATCTCCCAGCAATAACACCACCTCTTCATCAGCAACTAGAGCGACGTAATATTCTGCTGCTGGTTCAGGGCCAGTGGTAAATTTTGCCGATCGCAGATCCCAGTAGACATCTACTTGCTTCCCTTCAACCTCAAAGGATTTGTACCCTTTTTTGCTCCAGAAATGCCAAGGCTTAAGGTCAATCTTGCAAGTGTATTGAGCATCTCCTTCCATACTATTCACCATAATGCTGAGAGCATGATTCATAAG
Protein-coding sequences here:
- the LOC18612521 gene encoding uncharacterized protein LOC18612521, which gives rise to MAFHFPMRAQSVGSSAFYAERITEEPHPHTNSKNAQSAVTLVYQTNILGYWRNVTIMWCKNLMNHALSIMVNSMEGDAQYTCKIDLKPWHFWSKKGYKSFEVEGKQVDVYWDLRSAKFTTGPEPAAEYYVALVADEEVVLLLGDYKKKAYKRTKSRPALVEPLLFYKQENVFAKKSFATRAKFDERRKEHDIVVESSTNGFKDPEMWISMDGVVLIHIRNLQWKFRGNQTVLVDKQPVQVLWDVHDWLFTSAGTGHGLFIFKPIAAEAESDREGSGHGGDSDTSTGTRYYSTHSPTMTSEFSLFLHAWKIE